A genomic region of Hypomesus transpacificus isolate Combined female chromosome 19, fHypTra1, whole genome shotgun sequence contains the following coding sequences:
- the ulk3 gene encoding serine/threonine-protein kinase ULK3 isoform X1, whose protein sequence is MASSFAPPKLADFILTERLGSGTYATVYKAYSKGDSREVVAVKVVSKKSLNKASMENLLTEIEILKTVRHPHIVQLKDFQWDSENIYLILEWCSGGDLSRFIRSRRLLPERVARRFLQQIACALQFLHERNISHLDLKPQNILLCGSVLKLADFGFAQYMSPWDEQSVLRGSPLYMAPEMVCRQQYDSRVDLWSVGVILYEALFGRAPFASKSYTELEEKIRSNKPVELPAGGRVSRDCRDLLQRLLERDPDARLTFSQFFSHPFVDLEHMPSADSLGKAKALVLQAVQKDQAGERSAALSLYCSSLEHFVPAIHYETDRLRKDALRQKVSQYVSRAEELKALVATDNRLSFEKAKNTRDILREMSRDQPRLLAALELASAAIAKQCLWWSTSTVTDVSLPQEERGLDDHDTLDLYQQSLGELLLALAAEAQGRRRDLLHSEIKSLMSRAEYLKEQMKMLETQKDVSLDREPLSESVRSCKYSTCVCVCVLYTHPHLPSSHFSEASSHTHQ, encoded by the exons ATGGCCTCGAGTTTCGCCCCACCGAAGCTGGCCGACTTCATTCTCACAGAACGACTGGGGAGTGGTACCTATGCGACAGTCTACAAAGCCTACAGCAAG GGGGACAGTCGAGAAGTAGTGGCTGTGAAGGTAGTTAGTAAAAAGAGTCTGAACAAGGCATCAATGGAAAACCTGCTGACAGAGATAGAGATTCTGAAGACTGTGCGCCACCCACACATAGTGCAGTTAAAGGACTTCCAG TGGGACAGTGAGAACATCTATCTGATCTTGGAGTGGTGTTCAGGAGGGGACCTGTCCCGCTTCATCCGAAGTCGGCGTCTATTACCCGAGAGGGTGGCTCGCCGTTTCCTGCAGCAGATAG CCTGCGCCCTCCAGTTCCTCCATGAGCGAAATATCTCCCATCTGGACCTGAAACCCCAGAACATTCTGCTCTGTGGTTCGGTCCTCAAATTAGCAG ATTTTGGCTTTGCCCAGTACATGTCTCCCTGGGATGAGCAGAGTGTGCTTAGGGGCTCTCCTCTCTACATGGCACCAGAGATGGTGTGTCGACAGCAGTATGACTCCAGAGTGGACCTCTGGTCTGTGGGAGTCATCCTATACG AGGCTCTGTTTGGTCGTGCTCCTTTTGCCTCCAAGTCCTACACTGAATTAGAGGAGAAGATTCGCAGTAACAAGCCCGTCGAG ctccctgctggtgGCAGAGTGTCCAGAGACTGCCGAGATCTGCTACAGCGGCTACTGGAGAGAGATCCAGATGCCCGTCTCACCTTCTCACAGTTCTTTTCTCACCCATTTGTGGACTTGGAGCACATGCCCAGTGCCGATAGTTTGGGGAaagcg AAAGCGCTGGTCCTCCAGGCTGTCCAGAAAGACCAAGCAGGGGAGAGGTCCGCGGCCCTGTCTCTCTACTGCAGCTCTCTGGAGCACTTTGTCCCAGCCATTCACT ACGAGACAGACCGACTGCGCAAAGACGCCCTGAGGCAAAAG GTCAGTCAGTATGTATCCAGAGCCGAGGAGCTGAAAGCCCTGGTGGCCACAGACAACAGACTGAGCTTTGAGAAGGCCAAGAACACCAGGGACATCCTCAGAG AGATGTCTCGAGACCAACCCCGTCTGCTGGCTGCCCTGGAGCTAGCCTCTGCTGCCATAGCTAAG CAGTGTCTGTGGTGGTCTACAAGCACAGTCACAGATGTCTCTTTacctcaggaggagagggggctggatgACCATGACACTCTGGATTTGTACCAGCAGAGTCTAGGAGAACTGCTGCTAGCTCTAGCAG ccgaGGCGCAGGGCCGAAGGAGAGATTTGCTCCACAGTGAG ATTAAAAGCCTCATGTCCAGAGCTGAATACCTCAAAGAGCAAATGAAG ATGCTGGAGACCCAGAAAGATGTATCACTGGACCGGGAGCCCCTTTCAGAGTCTGTGAGAAGTTGTAAGtatagtacatgtgtgtgtgtgtgtgtcctatacacacacccccaccttccctcctctcactTTAGTGAGGCCAGTAGCCATACACACCAGTAG
- the ulk3 gene encoding serine/threonine-protein kinase ULK3 isoform X2 codes for MASSFAPPKLADFILTERLGSGTYATVYKAYSKGDSREVVAVKVVSKKSLNKASMENLLTEIEILKTVRHPHIVQLKDFQWDSENIYLILEWCSGGDLSRFIRSRRLLPERVARRFLQQIACALQFLHERNISHLDLKPQNILLCGSVLKLADFGFAQYMSPWDEQSVLRGSPLYMAPEMVCRQQYDSRVDLWSVGVILYEALFGRAPFASKSYTELEEKIRSNKPVELPAGGRVSRDCRDLLQRLLERDPDARLTFSQFFSHPFVDLEHMPSADSLGKAKALVLQAVQKDQAGERSAALSLYCSSLEHFVPAIHYETDRLRKDALRQKVSQYVSRAEELKALVATDNRLSFEKAKNTRDILREMSRDQPRLLAALELASAAIAKCLWWSTSTVTDVSLPQEERGLDDHDTLDLYQQSLGELLLALAAEAQGRRRDLLHSEIKSLMSRAEYLKEQMKMLETQKDVSLDREPLSESVRSCKYSTCVCVCVLYTHPHLPSSHFSEASSHTHQ; via the exons ATGGCCTCGAGTTTCGCCCCACCGAAGCTGGCCGACTTCATTCTCACAGAACGACTGGGGAGTGGTACCTATGCGACAGTCTACAAAGCCTACAGCAAG GGGGACAGTCGAGAAGTAGTGGCTGTGAAGGTAGTTAGTAAAAAGAGTCTGAACAAGGCATCAATGGAAAACCTGCTGACAGAGATAGAGATTCTGAAGACTGTGCGCCACCCACACATAGTGCAGTTAAAGGACTTCCAG TGGGACAGTGAGAACATCTATCTGATCTTGGAGTGGTGTTCAGGAGGGGACCTGTCCCGCTTCATCCGAAGTCGGCGTCTATTACCCGAGAGGGTGGCTCGCCGTTTCCTGCAGCAGATAG CCTGCGCCCTCCAGTTCCTCCATGAGCGAAATATCTCCCATCTGGACCTGAAACCCCAGAACATTCTGCTCTGTGGTTCGGTCCTCAAATTAGCAG ATTTTGGCTTTGCCCAGTACATGTCTCCCTGGGATGAGCAGAGTGTGCTTAGGGGCTCTCCTCTCTACATGGCACCAGAGATGGTGTGTCGACAGCAGTATGACTCCAGAGTGGACCTCTGGTCTGTGGGAGTCATCCTATACG AGGCTCTGTTTGGTCGTGCTCCTTTTGCCTCCAAGTCCTACACTGAATTAGAGGAGAAGATTCGCAGTAACAAGCCCGTCGAG ctccctgctggtgGCAGAGTGTCCAGAGACTGCCGAGATCTGCTACAGCGGCTACTGGAGAGAGATCCAGATGCCCGTCTCACCTTCTCACAGTTCTTTTCTCACCCATTTGTGGACTTGGAGCACATGCCCAGTGCCGATAGTTTGGGGAaagcg AAAGCGCTGGTCCTCCAGGCTGTCCAGAAAGACCAAGCAGGGGAGAGGTCCGCGGCCCTGTCTCTCTACTGCAGCTCTCTGGAGCACTTTGTCCCAGCCATTCACT ACGAGACAGACCGACTGCGCAAAGACGCCCTGAGGCAAAAG GTCAGTCAGTATGTATCCAGAGCCGAGGAGCTGAAAGCCCTGGTGGCCACAGACAACAGACTGAGCTTTGAGAAGGCCAAGAACACCAGGGACATCCTCAGAG AGATGTCTCGAGACCAACCCCGTCTGCTGGCTGCCCTGGAGCTAGCCTCTGCTGCCATAGCTAAG TGTCTGTGGTGGTCTACAAGCACAGTCACAGATGTCTCTTTacctcaggaggagagggggctggatgACCATGACACTCTGGATTTGTACCAGCAGAGTCTAGGAGAACTGCTGCTAGCTCTAGCAG ccgaGGCGCAGGGCCGAAGGAGAGATTTGCTCCACAGTGAG ATTAAAAGCCTCATGTCCAGAGCTGAATACCTCAAAGAGCAAATGAAG ATGCTGGAGACCCAGAAAGATGTATCACTGGACCGGGAGCCCCTTTCAGAGTCTGTGAGAAGTTGTAAGtatagtacatgtgtgtgtgtgtgtgtcctatacacacacccccaccttccctcctctcactTTAGTGAGGCCAGTAGCCATACACACCAGTAG
- the ulk3 gene encoding serine/threonine-protein kinase ULK3 isoform X3: MASSFAPPKLADFILTERLGSGTYATVYKAYSKGDSREVVAVKVVSKKSLNKASMENLLTEIEILKTVRHPHIVQLKDFQWDSENIYLILEWCSGGDLSRFIRSRRLLPERVARRFLQQIACALQFLHERNISHLDLKPQNILLCGSVLKLADFGFAQYMSPWDEQSVLRGSPLYMAPEMVCRQQYDSRVDLWSVGVILYEALFGRAPFASKSYTELEEKIRSNKPVELPAGGRVSRDCRDLLQRLLERDPDARLTFSQFFSHPFVDLEHMPSADSLGKAKALVLQAVQKDQAGERSAALSLYCSSLEHFVPAIHYETDRLRKDALRQKVSQYVSRAEELKALVATDNRLSFEKAKNTRDILREMSRDQPRLLAALELASAAIAKEERGLDDHDTLDLYQQSLGELLLALAAEAQGRRRDLLHSEIKSLMSRAEYLKEQMKMLETQKDVSLDREPLSESVRSCKYSTCVCVCVLYTHPHLPSSHFSEASSHTHQ; encoded by the exons ATGGCCTCGAGTTTCGCCCCACCGAAGCTGGCCGACTTCATTCTCACAGAACGACTGGGGAGTGGTACCTATGCGACAGTCTACAAAGCCTACAGCAAG GGGGACAGTCGAGAAGTAGTGGCTGTGAAGGTAGTTAGTAAAAAGAGTCTGAACAAGGCATCAATGGAAAACCTGCTGACAGAGATAGAGATTCTGAAGACTGTGCGCCACCCACACATAGTGCAGTTAAAGGACTTCCAG TGGGACAGTGAGAACATCTATCTGATCTTGGAGTGGTGTTCAGGAGGGGACCTGTCCCGCTTCATCCGAAGTCGGCGTCTATTACCCGAGAGGGTGGCTCGCCGTTTCCTGCAGCAGATAG CCTGCGCCCTCCAGTTCCTCCATGAGCGAAATATCTCCCATCTGGACCTGAAACCCCAGAACATTCTGCTCTGTGGTTCGGTCCTCAAATTAGCAG ATTTTGGCTTTGCCCAGTACATGTCTCCCTGGGATGAGCAGAGTGTGCTTAGGGGCTCTCCTCTCTACATGGCACCAGAGATGGTGTGTCGACAGCAGTATGACTCCAGAGTGGACCTCTGGTCTGTGGGAGTCATCCTATACG AGGCTCTGTTTGGTCGTGCTCCTTTTGCCTCCAAGTCCTACACTGAATTAGAGGAGAAGATTCGCAGTAACAAGCCCGTCGAG ctccctgctggtgGCAGAGTGTCCAGAGACTGCCGAGATCTGCTACAGCGGCTACTGGAGAGAGATCCAGATGCCCGTCTCACCTTCTCACAGTTCTTTTCTCACCCATTTGTGGACTTGGAGCACATGCCCAGTGCCGATAGTTTGGGGAaagcg AAAGCGCTGGTCCTCCAGGCTGTCCAGAAAGACCAAGCAGGGGAGAGGTCCGCGGCCCTGTCTCTCTACTGCAGCTCTCTGGAGCACTTTGTCCCAGCCATTCACT ACGAGACAGACCGACTGCGCAAAGACGCCCTGAGGCAAAAG GTCAGTCAGTATGTATCCAGAGCCGAGGAGCTGAAAGCCCTGGTGGCCACAGACAACAGACTGAGCTTTGAGAAGGCCAAGAACACCAGGGACATCCTCAGAG AGATGTCTCGAGACCAACCCCGTCTGCTGGCTGCCCTGGAGCTAGCCTCTGCTGCCATAGCTAAG gaggagagggggctggatgACCATGACACTCTGGATTTGTACCAGCAGAGTCTAGGAGAACTGCTGCTAGCTCTAGCAG ccgaGGCGCAGGGCCGAAGGAGAGATTTGCTCCACAGTGAG ATTAAAAGCCTCATGTCCAGAGCTGAATACCTCAAAGAGCAAATGAAG ATGCTGGAGACCCAGAAAGATGTATCACTGGACCGGGAGCCCCTTTCAGAGTCTGTGAGAAGTTGTAAGtatagtacatgtgtgtgtgtgtgtgtcctatacacacacccccaccttccctcctctcactTTAGTGAGGCCAGTAGCCATACACACCAGTAG
- the ulk3 gene encoding serine/threonine-protein kinase ULK3 isoform X4, with protein sequence MASSFAPPKLADFILTERLGSGTYATVYKAYSKGDSREVVAVKVVSKKSLNKASMENLLTEIEILKTVRHPHIVQLKDFQWDSENIYLILEWCSGGDLSRFIRSRRLLPERVARRFLQQIACALQFLHERNISHLDLKPQNILLCGSVLKLADFGFAQYMSPWDEQSVLRGSPLYMAPEMVCRQQYDSRVDLWSVGVILYEALFGRAPFASKSYTELEEKIRSNKPVELPAGGRVSRDCRDLLQRLLERDPDARLTFSQFFSHPFVDLEHMPSADSLGKAKALVLQAVQKDQAGERSAALSLYCSSLEHFVPAIHYETDRLRKDALRQKVSQYVSRAEELKALVATDNRLSFEKAKNTRDILREMSRDQPRLLAALELASAAIAKQCLWWSTSTVTDVSLPQEERGLDDHDTLDLYQQSLGELLLALAAEAQGRRRDLLHSEIKSLMSRAEYLKEQMKMLETQKDVSLDREPLSESVRSSCCVQ encoded by the exons ATGGCCTCGAGTTTCGCCCCACCGAAGCTGGCCGACTTCATTCTCACAGAACGACTGGGGAGTGGTACCTATGCGACAGTCTACAAAGCCTACAGCAAG GGGGACAGTCGAGAAGTAGTGGCTGTGAAGGTAGTTAGTAAAAAGAGTCTGAACAAGGCATCAATGGAAAACCTGCTGACAGAGATAGAGATTCTGAAGACTGTGCGCCACCCACACATAGTGCAGTTAAAGGACTTCCAG TGGGACAGTGAGAACATCTATCTGATCTTGGAGTGGTGTTCAGGAGGGGACCTGTCCCGCTTCATCCGAAGTCGGCGTCTATTACCCGAGAGGGTGGCTCGCCGTTTCCTGCAGCAGATAG CCTGCGCCCTCCAGTTCCTCCATGAGCGAAATATCTCCCATCTGGACCTGAAACCCCAGAACATTCTGCTCTGTGGTTCGGTCCTCAAATTAGCAG ATTTTGGCTTTGCCCAGTACATGTCTCCCTGGGATGAGCAGAGTGTGCTTAGGGGCTCTCCTCTCTACATGGCACCAGAGATGGTGTGTCGACAGCAGTATGACTCCAGAGTGGACCTCTGGTCTGTGGGAGTCATCCTATACG AGGCTCTGTTTGGTCGTGCTCCTTTTGCCTCCAAGTCCTACACTGAATTAGAGGAGAAGATTCGCAGTAACAAGCCCGTCGAG ctccctgctggtgGCAGAGTGTCCAGAGACTGCCGAGATCTGCTACAGCGGCTACTGGAGAGAGATCCAGATGCCCGTCTCACCTTCTCACAGTTCTTTTCTCACCCATTTGTGGACTTGGAGCACATGCCCAGTGCCGATAGTTTGGGGAaagcg AAAGCGCTGGTCCTCCAGGCTGTCCAGAAAGACCAAGCAGGGGAGAGGTCCGCGGCCCTGTCTCTCTACTGCAGCTCTCTGGAGCACTTTGTCCCAGCCATTCACT ACGAGACAGACCGACTGCGCAAAGACGCCCTGAGGCAAAAG GTCAGTCAGTATGTATCCAGAGCCGAGGAGCTGAAAGCCCTGGTGGCCACAGACAACAGACTGAGCTTTGAGAAGGCCAAGAACACCAGGGACATCCTCAGAG AGATGTCTCGAGACCAACCCCGTCTGCTGGCTGCCCTGGAGCTAGCCTCTGCTGCCATAGCTAAG CAGTGTCTGTGGTGGTCTACAAGCACAGTCACAGATGTCTCTTTacctcaggaggagagggggctggatgACCATGACACTCTGGATTTGTACCAGCAGAGTCTAGGAGAACTGCTGCTAGCTCTAGCAG ccgaGGCGCAGGGCCGAAGGAGAGATTTGCTCCACAGTGAG ATTAAAAGCCTCATGTCCAGAGCTGAATACCTCAAAGAGCAAATGAAG ATGCTGGAGACCCAGAAAGATGTATCACTGGACCGGGAGCCCCTTTCAGAGTCTGTGAGAAGTT catGTTGCGTTCAGTGA
- the ulk3 gene encoding serine/threonine-protein kinase ULK3 isoform X5, whose translation MASSFAPPKLADFILTERLGSGTYATVYKAYSKGDSREVVAVKVVSKKSLNKASMENLLTEIEILKTVRHPHIVQLKDFQWDSENIYLILEWCSGGDLSRFIRSRRLLPERVARRFLQQIACALQFLHERNISHLDLKPQNILLCGSVLKLADFGFAQYMSPWDEQSVLRGSPLYMAPEMVCRQQYDSRVDLWSVGVILYEALFGRAPFASKSYTELEEKIRSNKPVELPAGGRVSRDCRDLLQRLLERDPDARLTFSQFFSHPFVDLEHMPSADSLGKAKALVLQAVQKDQAGERSAALSLYCSSLEHFVPAIHYETDRLRKDALRQKVSQYVSRAEELKALVATDNRLSFEKAKNTRDILREMSRDQPRLLAALELASAAIAKQCLWWSTSTVTDVSLPQEERGLDDHDTLDLYQQSLGELLLALAD comes from the exons ATGGCCTCGAGTTTCGCCCCACCGAAGCTGGCCGACTTCATTCTCACAGAACGACTGGGGAGTGGTACCTATGCGACAGTCTACAAAGCCTACAGCAAG GGGGACAGTCGAGAAGTAGTGGCTGTGAAGGTAGTTAGTAAAAAGAGTCTGAACAAGGCATCAATGGAAAACCTGCTGACAGAGATAGAGATTCTGAAGACTGTGCGCCACCCACACATAGTGCAGTTAAAGGACTTCCAG TGGGACAGTGAGAACATCTATCTGATCTTGGAGTGGTGTTCAGGAGGGGACCTGTCCCGCTTCATCCGAAGTCGGCGTCTATTACCCGAGAGGGTGGCTCGCCGTTTCCTGCAGCAGATAG CCTGCGCCCTCCAGTTCCTCCATGAGCGAAATATCTCCCATCTGGACCTGAAACCCCAGAACATTCTGCTCTGTGGTTCGGTCCTCAAATTAGCAG ATTTTGGCTTTGCCCAGTACATGTCTCCCTGGGATGAGCAGAGTGTGCTTAGGGGCTCTCCTCTCTACATGGCACCAGAGATGGTGTGTCGACAGCAGTATGACTCCAGAGTGGACCTCTGGTCTGTGGGAGTCATCCTATACG AGGCTCTGTTTGGTCGTGCTCCTTTTGCCTCCAAGTCCTACACTGAATTAGAGGAGAAGATTCGCAGTAACAAGCCCGTCGAG ctccctgctggtgGCAGAGTGTCCAGAGACTGCCGAGATCTGCTACAGCGGCTACTGGAGAGAGATCCAGATGCCCGTCTCACCTTCTCACAGTTCTTTTCTCACCCATTTGTGGACTTGGAGCACATGCCCAGTGCCGATAGTTTGGGGAaagcg AAAGCGCTGGTCCTCCAGGCTGTCCAGAAAGACCAAGCAGGGGAGAGGTCCGCGGCCCTGTCTCTCTACTGCAGCTCTCTGGAGCACTTTGTCCCAGCCATTCACT ACGAGACAGACCGACTGCGCAAAGACGCCCTGAGGCAAAAG GTCAGTCAGTATGTATCCAGAGCCGAGGAGCTGAAAGCCCTGGTGGCCACAGACAACAGACTGAGCTTTGAGAAGGCCAAGAACACCAGGGACATCCTCAGAG AGATGTCTCGAGACCAACCCCGTCTGCTGGCTGCCCTGGAGCTAGCCTCTGCTGCCATAGCTAAG CAGTGTCTGTGGTGGTCTACAAGCACAGTCACAGATGTCTCTTTacctcaggaggagagggggctggatgACCATGACACTCTGGATTTGTACCAGCAGAGTCTAGGAGAACTGCTGCTAGCTCTAGCAG ATTAA
- the si:ch1073-459b3.2 gene encoding growth arrest-specific protein 1, with protein sequence MKSWHSAGVLLLWVFVVLDAQLICWQALFRCHDEPECELAYSQYVAACEGNLRGTRRQCPSHCINALIRLNYTRSGPDLETCDCGQDAECINTKRAIEPCLPRRYPGDAGGIGCTEARQRCEEDSSCHTSLTAYLSYCGQLFNGRKCSSKCKATIQQMLFIPNGMLLNRCVCDGVERPFCEVVKENMSKLCSIGDHSVISDQADKDDVYEDEDYDTKLGREEIEQYEKDSASKLSISMALVYFTLARILY encoded by the coding sequence ATGAAGAGTTGGCATAGCGCTGGGGTGCTACTGTTGTGGGTGTTTGTAGTACTAGATGCCCAGTTAATATGTTGGCAAGCTTTGTTCCGATGCCACGACGAGCCCGAATGTGAGCTTGCATACAGTCAGTATGTAGCCGCGTGCGAAGGAAACCTTCGAGGGACCAGGAGACAATGCCCCAGCCACTGCATCAACGCTCTGATACGACTGAATTACACTCGTAGTGGGCCAGACCTGGAGACCTGCGACTGTGGACAGGACGCCGAGTGCATCAACACGAAGAGGGCGATCGAGCCGTGCCTTCCCCGGAGGTATCCAGGAGATGCTGGTGGGATCGGATGCACAGAGGCCCGTCAGCGGTGTGAGGAGGACAGCAGCTGCCACACCTCCCTAACTGCCTACTTGTCATACTGTGGACAACTGTTCAATGGCAGGAAATGCTCGTCAAAGTGCAAGGCCACCATTCAACAGATGCTCTTCATACCAAATGGCATGCTCCTCAACCGCTGCGTGTGTGACGGCGTTGAGCGGCCATTCTGTGAAGTTGTGAAGGAGAACATGAGCAAACTTTGCTCCATTGGAGACCACAGCGTCATTTCAGACCAAGCTGATAAGGACGATGTGTATGAAGATGAAGACTATGATACAAAACTTGGTAGAGAGGAGATTGAGCAGTACGAGAAAGACTCTGCTTCCAAATTGTCAATCTCCATGGCCCTAGTGTACTTTACTCTTGCACGGATACTATATTGA
- the cplx3b gene encoding complexin-3b, whose product MAFMVKHMVGGQLKNLTGGNEEKPEAEKSDAAANGMTQEEFEQYQQQLEEEKQERDASFAQKKAERATVRSHFRDKYKLSKNELDETQIQQAGDDVELPTELAKMIAEDNQEEESKQSVLGQLTNIQNVDLDQLKDKAQATLEDLKNSAEKCNLM is encoded by the exons ATGGCTTTTATGGTGAAGCACATGGTGGGAGGCCAGCTGAAAAACCTCACGGGGGGAAATGAAGAAAAACCAGAAGCAGAGAAATCAGACGCCGCGGCGAACGGGATGACCCAGGAGGAGTTTGAACAATACCAACAACAGTTAGAAGAAGAAAA ACAAGAACGAGATGCTAGCTTTGCTCAGAAGAAGGCTGAGAGGGCAACAGTCAGAAGTCACTTCCGAGATAAATACAAACTCTCAAAG aacgAGCTGGATGAGACCCAGATCCAGCAGGCGGGGGATGACGTggagctgcccacagagctggCTAAGATGATCGCCGAGGACAaccaggaggaagagagcaaaCAGTCTGTGCTGGGTCAGCTGACCAACATCCAGAACGTTGATTTAGACCAGCTGAAGGACAAGGCCCAAGCCACGCTGGAGGACCTGAAAAACTCAGCCGAGAAGTGCAATCTCATGTGA